From one Thalassospira lucentensis genomic stretch:
- a CDS encoding electron transfer flavoprotein subunit alpha/FixB family protein, with protein sequence MAILLFAEHDNQSLSDQTAKALSAASLIGGDIDILVAGKNASSVADAAAKLSGIRNVLLAESDTLENRLAEPTAALIVNLSGDYDTILAPATTTGKNVLPRVAALLDVMQVSDVVEVVSPDTFKRPIYAGNAIETVQTTDATKILTIRTTSFAAASGDNAPAPIQTIDAGSDGTGLSTFLENILSKNDRPELGSAKIIVSGGRALGSAERFQEVMTPVADKLGAAIGASRAAVDAGYASNDLQVGQTGKVVAPDLYIACGISGAIQHLAGMKDSKIIVAINTDEDAPIFQVADYGIVGDLFDILPELERQL encoded by the coding sequence ATGGCCATTCTTCTTTTTGCAGAACACGATAATCAATCCCTGTCCGATCAGACCGCCAAGGCACTCAGCGCCGCATCCCTGATCGGTGGCGATATCGACATTCTGGTCGCCGGAAAAAATGCTTCTTCCGTCGCCGATGCGGCGGCAAAACTTTCGGGTATTCGCAATGTGCTGCTTGCCGAAAGCGACACCCTTGAAAACCGCCTCGCCGAACCGACCGCCGCCCTGATCGTCAATCTTTCAGGCGATTACGACACCATCCTCGCTCCGGCCACCACCACGGGCAAAAACGTGCTGCCCCGCGTGGCGGCCCTTCTCGATGTCATGCAGGTTTCCGACGTGGTCGAAGTCGTATCACCCGATACGTTCAAACGCCCGATCTATGCTGGCAATGCGATTGAAACCGTGCAGACGACCGATGCGACAAAAATCCTGACGATCCGCACCACAAGCTTTGCCGCCGCCAGTGGCGATAACGCCCCGGCCCCGATCCAGACCATCGATGCCGGATCAGACGGCACCGGTCTTTCGACCTTCCTTGAAAACATCCTGTCGAAAAATGATCGCCCGGAACTCGGCTCCGCCAAGATCATCGTATCGGGCGGCCGCGCCCTTGGTTCCGCCGAAAGGTTCCAGGAAGTCATGACACCGGTTGCCGATAAACTCGGTGCTGCCATCGGCGCATCGCGTGCCGCCGTTGATGCCGGATATGCATCGAATGATTTGCAGGTCGGCCAGACCGGCAAGGTGGTCGCCCCCGATCTTTACATCGCATGTGGCATTTCGGGCGCCATTCAGCACCTTGCGGGCATGAAGGATTCCAAAATCATCGTTGCGATCAATACCGACGAAGATGCACCGATCTTCCAGGTCGCGGATTATGGCATTGTGGGTGATCTGTTCGACATTCTTCCCGAACTGGAGCGTCAGCTCTGA
- the purU gene encoding formyltetrahydrofolate deformylase, giving the protein MSEHSYTLRIACDDQPGIVATVASALASRGANIIESNQFWDRQTNQFFLRIATSTPENVSKAEIELMLNPAVDRFNMKLKIDDLSRRPKIIIMVSKFDHAMLHLLYQIKVGWLDAEVAAIVSNHEDARKIADQEGIPFHYWPVNKENKIEQEAKLADLIKETKSELVVLARYMQVLTNDLSSQFYGMIINIHHSFLPSFKGAKPYHQAYERGVKLIGATAHYVTPDLDEGPIIEQETERVSHAMSADDFVATGRDIEARVLARGVKYHLEGRVMLNKNRTVVFTQ; this is encoded by the coding sequence GTGAGCGAACATTCCTATACCCTGCGTATCGCCTGTGACGACCAGCCGGGCATTGTCGCAACCGTCGCCTCTGCCCTGGCATCGCGCGGGGCCAATATCATTGAATCCAACCAGTTCTGGGACCGTCAAACCAACCAGTTCTTTTTGCGCATCGCCACCAGCACACCGGAAAATGTCAGCAAGGCCGAAATCGAACTGATGCTGAACCCGGCGGTTGACCGCTTCAATATGAAGCTCAAGATCGATGATCTGTCCCGCCGTCCCAAGATCATCATCATGGTCTCCAAATTCGATCACGCGATGCTGCATCTGCTTTATCAGATCAAGGTCGGCTGGCTCGATGCCGAAGTCGCCGCCATCGTCTCGAACCACGAAGATGCGCGCAAAATCGCCGATCAGGAAGGCATCCCCTTCCATTACTGGCCGGTGAACAAGGAAAACAAGATCGAACAGGAAGCCAAACTTGCCGATCTGATCAAGGAAACCAAATCCGAACTGGTCGTCCTTGCCCGCTATATGCAGGTGCTGACCAACGATCTTTCAAGCCAGTTTTATGGCATGATCATCAATATTCACCACTCGTTCCTGCCGTCCTTCAAGGGTGCTAAACCCTATCATCAGGCTTATGAACGCGGGGTGAAACTGATCGGGGCAACCGCGCACTATGTCACGCCGGACCTCGACGAAGGCCCGATCATCGAACAGGAAACCGAACGCGTCAGCCACGCCATGTCGGCCGATGATTTCGTCGCCACCGGGCGCGATATCGAAGCCCGCGTTCTGGCCCGTGGCGTCAAATATCACCTCGAAGGCCGCGTGATGCTGAACAAAAACCGTACCGTGGTCTTCACCCAGTAA